A single genomic interval of Noviherbaspirillum saxi harbors:
- a CDS encoding nucleobase:cation symporter-2 family protein, producing MSISHTAAASGPAASTTSSIPADGNAVDERLPAGKLATLGLQHVLVMYAGAIAVPLIIGRALKLQPEQVAALISADLFCCGLVTLIQSLGIGKLFGIRLPVMMGVTFASVSPMLAMAADPTLGITGIFGAVIGAGVISMLIAPFVSRVLALFPPVVTGTIIAVIGISLMRVGVNWAMGGTPNMATIPDPAFLQLVAAAKEAGTALPAGPAPMIPNPQYAALDNLGIAMFVLVVILLVAKYGKGFLANISVLTGIVAGTTLAYFLGKVDFEKVAAAKSFALVTPFQFGMPTFDVVAILTMTLVMLVVMIESTGMFLALGDLTGKEIRKDDISRGLRVDGLGTVIGGIFNTFPYTSFSQNVGLVGVTGVKSRWVCVAAGIILIIMGVIPKIAQAAEAVPAFVLGGAGLVMFGMVAATGIRILSSVDYKSNRNNLFIVAISIGFGMLPLVADKFAQHMPKALSPLLHSGILLAAIVAVVLNLFFNGIASQDQAEAAAKANTHGSE from the coding sequence ATGAGCATATCCCACACTGCCGCGGCATCCGGCCCGGCGGCTTCGACAACCTCTTCCATTCCGGCCGACGGCAACGCGGTCGATGAACGGCTACCGGCGGGCAAGCTTGCCACGCTAGGCCTGCAACACGTGCTGGTGATGTATGCCGGCGCCATCGCGGTGCCGCTGATCATTGGCCGCGCGCTCAAGCTGCAGCCCGAGCAGGTGGCCGCATTGATCAGCGCCGACTTGTTTTGCTGCGGCCTGGTGACCTTGATTCAATCGCTGGGCATAGGCAAGCTGTTCGGAATCCGCCTGCCGGTCATGATGGGCGTGACCTTTGCGTCGGTCAGTCCCATGCTGGCAATGGCCGCCGATCCGACACTCGGCATTACCGGGATATTTGGCGCGGTGATCGGGGCCGGGGTCATTTCCATGCTGATCGCGCCCTTTGTCAGCCGCGTGCTGGCGTTGTTCCCTCCGGTCGTGACCGGGACCATCATCGCGGTAATCGGCATTTCGCTGATGCGAGTCGGCGTCAACTGGGCGATGGGCGGTACGCCGAATATGGCGACCATTCCCGACCCGGCGTTCCTCCAGCTGGTTGCCGCAGCCAAGGAAGCAGGGACCGCGTTGCCCGCGGGACCGGCACCGATGATTCCCAATCCCCAGTATGCGGCGCTCGACAATCTTGGCATCGCCATGTTCGTGCTGGTGGTGATCCTGCTGGTCGCGAAATACGGAAAAGGCTTTCTCGCCAATATTTCGGTGCTGACCGGGATCGTTGCGGGTACCACGCTTGCCTATTTCCTGGGCAAGGTCGATTTTGAGAAAGTCGCGGCGGCAAAGAGCTTTGCGCTCGTTACGCCATTCCAGTTCGGCATGCCGACCTTCGATGTGGTCGCGATCCTGACCATGACGCTGGTCATGCTGGTGGTGATGATCGAATCGACCGGCATGTTCCTCGCGCTCGGCGATCTGACCGGCAAGGAAATCCGCAAGGACGACATCAGCCGCGGCCTGCGCGTCGACGGCCTGGGCACGGTCATCGGCGGCATCTTCAATACCTTCCCCTACACCTCGTTCTCGCAGAACGTCGGGCTGGTCGGCGTCACCGGCGTCAAGAGCCGCTGGGTCTGCGTTGCCGCCGGCATCATCCTGATCATCATGGGCGTTATTCCCAAGATTGCCCAGGCAGCCGAAGCGGTGCCGGCATTCGTGCTCGGCGGCGCCGGTCTCGTGATGTTCGGCATGGTCGCCGCAACCGGGATTCGCATTCTGTCGAGCGTCGACTACAAGAGCAACCGCAACAACCTGTTCATCGTTGCGATCTCGATCGGTTTCGGCATGCTGCCGCTGGTGGCCGACAAATTTGCACAGCATATGCCGAAGGCATTGTCGCCGCTGCTGCATAGCGGGATCCTGCTGGCCGCCATCGTCGCGGTCGTGCTCAACCTGTTTTTCAATGGCATCGCTTCCCAGGACCAGGCCGAGGCTGCAGCCAAGGCCAACACCCACGGTAGCGAATAA
- the puuE gene encoding allantoinase PuuE, which yields MQKENAYPRDLVGYGRQLPHARWPGQARIAVQFVLNYEEGGENCLLHGDKASEQFLSEIIGAAAFEARHLSMESIYEYGSRAGVWRILREFEQRKLPLTVFGVAMALQRHRELTQAFVELDHEIASHGWRWIHYQNLDEATEREHMRIAIDIQRELTGSAPLGWYTGRDSPNTRKLVVEQGGFTYDSDYYGDDLPFWTEVEIAGGQRKPHLVVPYTLDSNDMRFATPQGFNTGEQFFQYLKDSFDVLYAEGDPQGQDRPKMLSIGMHCRLLGRPGRFRALQRFLDYVQSHDKVWICRRIDIANHWINTHPYQPT from the coding sequence ATGCAGAAAGAAAACGCATATCCACGCGACCTCGTCGGCTACGGCCGGCAGCTTCCCCATGCACGCTGGCCGGGCCAGGCGCGCATCGCCGTGCAGTTTGTCTTGAATTACGAAGAGGGCGGCGAGAACTGCTTGCTGCATGGTGACAAGGCGTCCGAGCAATTCCTGTCCGAGATCATCGGCGCGGCCGCATTCGAAGCGCGCCACCTGTCGATGGAATCGATCTATGAATACGGTTCGCGCGCCGGGGTCTGGCGCATCCTGCGCGAGTTCGAGCAGCGCAAGCTGCCGCTGACTGTGTTCGGCGTCGCGATGGCCTTGCAGCGCCATCGCGAATTGACGCAGGCATTCGTCGAACTCGATCATGAAATTGCCAGCCACGGCTGGCGCTGGATCCACTACCAGAACCTGGATGAAGCCACCGAGCGCGAGCATATGCGCATCGCGATCGATATCCAGCGCGAGTTGACCGGCAGCGCGCCGCTGGGCTGGTACACCGGTCGCGATTCACCCAATACCCGCAAGCTCGTGGTCGAGCAGGGCGGCTTCACCTATGACTCGGATTACTACGGCGACGATCTGCCGTTCTGGACAGAGGTGGAGATTGCGGGCGGCCAGCGCAAACCGCATCTGGTGGTGCCGTACACGCTGGATAGCAACGATATGCGTTTTGCGACCCCGCAGGGTTTCAATACCGGCGAACAGTTCTTCCAGTACCTGAAGGACAGCTTCGATGTGCTGTATGCGGAAGGCGATCCGCAAGGGCAGGACCGGCCGAAGATGCTGTCGATCGGCATGCACTGCCGCCTGCTCGGCCGTCCCGGACGCTTCCGCGCCCTGCAGCGCTTCCTCGATTATGTGCAGTCGCACGACAAGGTATGGATTTGCCGCCGCATCGATATCGCCAATCACTGGATCAACACTCACCCGTATCAACCGACATGA
- the uraD gene encoding 2-oxo-4-hydroxy-4-carboxy-5-ureidoimidazoline decarboxylase gives MTTKTFSLDSLNAMTAADFTAALGAIFEHSPWVAERAAGNRPFASVQQLHDAMAEAVRSASEAERLQLIRAHPELAGKAAVRGELTEESTREQKGAGLDQCSAEEFAQLQDLNQRYNDKFGFPFVIAVKGHNRESILQNFARRLDNERSAEASECIEQIIRIGGFRLADAVQ, from the coding sequence ATGACTACCAAGACTTTTTCTCTCGATAGCCTCAATGCCATGACGGCCGCTGACTTTACTGCGGCGCTTGGCGCAATCTTTGAACACTCGCCTTGGGTCGCCGAACGCGCGGCGGGCAACCGGCCTTTTGCCAGCGTGCAGCAATTGCATGATGCAATGGCGGAAGCTGTGCGCAGTGCCAGTGAAGCCGAGCGGCTGCAACTGATCCGCGCCCACCCGGAACTTGCCGGCAAGGCCGCGGTGCGCGGCGAACTGACCGAAGAATCGACGCGCGAGCAAAAGGGCGCCGGTCTGGATCAGTGCAGCGCCGAAGAATTTGCGCAGCTGCAGGATCTTAACCAGCGCTACAACGACAAGTTCGGCTTTCCTTTTGTTATCGCCGTCAAAGGCCATAACCGCGAAAGCATTTTGCAGAACTTTGCGCGCCGTCTCGATAACGAGCGCAGCGCCGAAGCCAGCGAATGCATAGAACAGATCATCCGTATCGGCGGTTTTCGACTCGCCGACGCGGTGCAATAG
- a CDS encoding porin, translated as MKKYPVLAAAIAILAAQGAFAQTSITVQGAVDVFAGSLKNSGDTARRAVVNSGGMTTSYFGFKGSEDLGGGLKADFALNGFYQADTGTSGRFGGDNLFSRDANVGLSGSFGKIQFGRGLAPSFLPAVLFNPFGDSFTFSPLVVHTYVPSGAFGARSWIAANASDSGWSNEIIYSTPDLNGLRANLHYQFGEVAGRTGTNNIALNLLYSKGPLGLSAYYHDAEVSNPNAGGALIDPTAAPVNYRAITRQKAYFAGASYNFNVAKLFATYQVNDNDTATALSMKGKTFSLGMSAPLGQGSVLLGYANTKRDGSLIGSDIKRDTLSVGYDYLMSKRTDLYTVLMSDKITGASRAASFGIGVRHRF; from the coding sequence ATGAAGAAATACCCAGTACTTGCTGCCGCCATCGCCATCCTGGCCGCGCAGGGCGCTTTCGCGCAAACCAGCATTACCGTGCAGGGCGCGGTGGACGTGTTTGCCGGATCGCTGAAAAACAGCGGCGATACTGCACGCCGCGCGGTCGTCAACAGCGGCGGCATGACCACGTCCTACTTCGGCTTCAAGGGAAGCGAAGACCTGGGCGGCGGCTTGAAAGCGGATTTCGCGCTGAACGGCTTTTACCAGGCCGATACCGGTACCTCGGGACGCTTCGGCGGCGACAACCTGTTTTCACGCGATGCCAATGTCGGCTTGTCGGGCTCCTTCGGCAAGATCCAGTTTGGCCGTGGACTGGCGCCCAGTTTCCTGCCTGCGGTGCTGTTCAATCCGTTCGGCGATTCGTTCACGTTCTCGCCCCTGGTGGTCCACACGTATGTACCCTCCGGCGCCTTCGGCGCACGCAGCTGGATCGCGGCAAACGCTTCCGACAGCGGCTGGAGCAATGAAATCATTTACTCGACGCCGGACCTGAATGGCTTGCGCGCCAACCTGCATTACCAGTTCGGCGAAGTGGCCGGCCGTACCGGCACCAACAACATCGCGCTGAACCTGTTGTACTCCAAGGGACCGCTCGGCTTGAGCGCCTATTATCACGACGCCGAAGTCAGCAACCCGAATGCCGGCGGCGCGCTGATCGATCCGACTGCGGCGCCGGTCAATTACCGTGCGATCACGCGGCAAAAAGCCTATTTTGCCGGCGCGAGCTACAACTTCAACGTCGCCAAGCTGTTCGCCACCTACCAGGTCAATGATAACGATACGGCCACGGCCCTAAGTATGAAAGGCAAGACCTTCAGCCTCGGCATGAGCGCGCCGCTCGGGCAGGGTTCGGTATTGCTTGGCTATGCCAACACCAAACGCGACGGCAGCCTGATCGGCAGCGATATCAAGCGCGACACGTTGTCAGTGGGCTACGACTATCTGATGTCGAAACGTACCGATCTGTATACGGTGCTGATGTCGGACAAGATCACCGGCGCGAGCCGGGCGGCCAGCTTCGGTATCGGCGTACGGCACCGGTTCTAA
- a CDS encoding GlcG/HbpS family heme-binding protein codes for MNFASKTLCVVLLSAAAATASAQVRTERNISLNLANQLAAAGVAACAEKGYAVAVTVVDRSGQVKAMHRADNAGPHTLGSSQQKAFTSASAKGSTLAMMETAQKNPGAANLVYLPGFLLLGGGLPVKSGDDVIGGIGIGGAPGGHLDDQCAQAALEKVKDQLK; via the coding sequence ATGAATTTTGCCAGCAAGACGCTTTGCGTTGTCCTGCTTTCCGCCGCCGCAGCTACAGCTTCGGCGCAAGTCCGTACCGAGCGCAACATCAGCCTGAATCTTGCCAATCAACTCGCTGCGGCGGGCGTCGCCGCCTGTGCGGAAAAAGGCTATGCAGTCGCGGTCACCGTGGTCGATCGCAGCGGGCAGGTCAAAGCCATGCACCGCGCGGACAATGCCGGCCCGCATACACTTGGATCGAGCCAGCAAAAAGCCTTTACCTCGGCATCGGCGAAGGGCTCGACATTGGCGATGATGGAAACCGCGCAAAAGAATCCGGGCGCGGCGAACCTGGTCTACTTGCCGGGCTTTTTGCTGCTGGGCGGGGGATTGCCGGTCAAGTCGGGCGATGACGTGATCGGCGGGATCGGCATCGGCGGCGCGCCCGGCGGCCATCTCGACGATCAGTGCGCACAGGCGGCGCTGGAAAAAGTGAAGGATCAGTTGAAGTAA
- a CDS encoding response regulator transcription factor: MNTVLPLVHLVDDDDAVRQGLALLLSTVGMQVRTYADPEQFLRAFDPAQAGIILLDVRMPGGSGMGLLDRLGAMNISQPVIILTGHGTVDLCRRAFKAGATEFLEKPVDDEVLIDTLQRALTEHLLNKGRKEAERTARERYLRLSAREREVLELLVAGMTNREIGHALDLSPRTVEVHRAHLVEKLETETLAQLIRQYAPLVDAPHELQ; this comes from the coding sequence ATGAATACTGTCCTTCCCCTGGTCCACCTGGTCGATGACGACGACGCGGTCAGGCAAGGCCTGGCCTTGCTGCTGTCGACGGTAGGCATGCAGGTACGCACCTATGCCGACCCGGAGCAATTTCTGCGTGCATTCGACCCAGCGCAGGCGGGCATCATCCTGCTCGATGTACGCATGCCGGGCGGCAGCGGCATGGGATTGCTCGACCGGCTGGGCGCGATGAACATTTCGCAACCGGTGATCATTCTGACCGGGCACGGCACGGTCGATCTTTGCCGCCGCGCATTCAAGGCGGGCGCGACAGAGTTTTTAGAAAAACCGGTCGATGACGAAGTATTGATCGATACGCTGCAACGCGCATTGACAGAACATCTGCTGAACAAGGGCCGCAAGGAAGCCGAACGGACGGCGCGCGAACGCTATCTGCGGCTTTCCGCACGCGAACGCGAAGTGCTGGAATTGCTGGTAGCCGGCATGACCAACCGCGAGATCGGTCATGCGCTCGACCTGTCGCCGCGTACGGTGGAAGTGCATCGCGCCCATCTGGTGGAAAAGCTGGAAACGGAGACCCTGGCGCAGTTGATCCGGCAATACGCGCCGCTGGTTGATGCACCGCATGAATTGCAGTGA
- a CDS encoding ATP-binding protein, with protein sequence MTKNTVPFLSALRSEPAPWIAAWGVLALAGTLLLCRIELNAIRLGFETDSRIAHRLLTQRTVQHDAILATLEASNGTDAHGCAASAYKQVAIIYPQVLSATCRPTSEHHLDRLAESEDLSRLHHRATVDSRDFAQGRYWLVLAGATRTWALHIDIRKMIPRGEWPAAPLHIDLHSDAQTLALQQTGNTEGLWNLKFEKHLSSDTQPFDLRIRRSLQWGDLPWLKAGIWLLMLSVAFIIAANVRRQVVGRSRAEGLLRLRRAERLNTMGELAAGVAHELNQPLTAILANCQAARRLLDQPQTDAAVLREALSRAVEQARRASTVVNRFRTALEHPNAPGEVRPVVLATAVDRVLHLLEPEIRQRQVTVKRSETPQPLLVLADPVALDQILHNLLLNALQAMEAVASTSRVLHIDIARDGAHAVLKVADSGPGIQPHQLPQLFDPFFTTKPAGLGLGLTLCERLIESMGGRIAGSNRATGGAEFMVVLVHAATEAAK encoded by the coding sequence GTGACGAAAAACACTGTGCCATTCTTATCCGCACTTCGATCCGAACCTGCACCATGGATTGCCGCATGGGGTGTGCTCGCGCTGGCCGGCACACTGCTGCTCTGTCGCATCGAACTCAATGCAATACGGCTGGGCTTTGAAACCGACAGCCGCATTGCACATCGTCTGCTGACGCAGCGCACGGTTCAGCATGACGCAATACTGGCTACGCTGGAAGCAAGCAACGGCACCGATGCGCATGGCTGCGCCGCGTCGGCATACAAGCAAGTCGCCATCATCTACCCGCAAGTCCTGTCAGCCACCTGCAGACCTACCAGCGAACACCACCTCGACCGGCTTGCCGAATCGGAAGATCTGTCGCGCCTGCATCACCGCGCCACCGTCGACAGCCGCGATTTCGCGCAGGGCCGCTATTGGCTGGTGCTTGCCGGCGCCACGCGAACCTGGGCGCTGCACATCGATATCCGCAAAATGATCCCGCGCGGCGAATGGCCCGCTGCGCCTTTGCATATCGACCTGCATTCCGACGCGCAGACACTGGCGCTGCAGCAAACCGGCAATACCGAAGGACTCTGGAATCTGAAGTTTGAAAAACATTTGTCGTCCGACACGCAGCCCTTCGATCTGCGCATACGGCGCAGCTTGCAGTGGGGCGACCTGCCCTGGTTAAAGGCCGGAATCTGGCTGCTCATGCTGAGCGTTGCATTCATCATCGCTGCCAACGTGCGGCGGCAGGTGGTCGGACGCAGCCGCGCCGAAGGCTTGCTGCGGCTGCGCCGCGCGGAGCGGCTCAATACCATGGGCGAACTGGCAGCAGGCGTCGCACATGAACTCAACCAGCCGCTGACGGCAATCCTCGCGAATTGCCAGGCAGCACGCCGCCTGCTGGATCAGCCGCAAACCGATGCCGCCGTTTTACGCGAAGCACTCAGTCGTGCGGTGGAACAGGCGCGCCGTGCCAGCACCGTGGTCAACCGCTTTCGCACTGCGCTTGAGCATCCCAATGCGCCCGGCGAGGTGCGTCCGGTGGTGCTCGCCACGGCCGTCGATCGCGTGCTGCATTTGCTGGAGCCGGAAATCCGGCAGCGTCAGGTCACGGTAAAAAGAAGCGAAACACCACAACCGCTGCTCGTGCTCGCAGACCCGGTTGCACTCGACCAAATATTGCACAACCTGCTGCTCAATGCCCTGCAGGCGATGGAAGCGGTCGCCTCTACCTCGCGTGTTCTGCATATCGACATTGCCCGCGACGGAGCGCATGCGGTGCTCAAGGTGGCAGACTCCGGTCCCGGCATTCAGCCACATCAGCTGCCGCAGCTGTTCGATCCCTTTTTCACGACCAAGCCGGCCGGTCTGGGCCTTGGTCTTACTTTATGCGAACGCCTGATCGAGAGCATGGGCGGGCGCATCGCCGGATCCAACCGCGCGACAGGCGGTGCCGAATTTATGGTCGTTCTGGTCCACGCTGCTACGGAGGCTGCGAAATGA
- a CDS encoding HAL/PAL/TAL family ammonia-lyase, protein MTTTTLIDGFNLTAEQVVAVARNTQVQVGLAQSSRDALKQSRDFIESTWMHDEAPMMYSFNTGVGLLKDTRIKVEHIGLFQTQMIKAHAAGMGEPFSEEVSRATMLLRANAFASNYSAPRVEVVDRLLAFINAGIHPIMPQKGSVGASGDLAPLAYLAAAIAGFEEAEVMYQGKRMSAPQAITESGVGPVEFELKAKDASALINGCTVSLAVAVLAAHDARNLLSDACLSLGLTLEAMRAEMAGFDERIHLARPHAGQIKTAAIIRNLLKGSTRTTHEARAIQFPDELRRTDIAYTPRIQDVYSLRCAPQVYGPVFDALDYIDTIVTREINSATDNPLIFSKDGGGFEIISGGNFHGQYLAQAMDLLAMAVTDLGSIVERRIARLIDPTLSWGLPRNLMTGIRGVNTGYPVVQCSMSSLVMENRTLCMPGSVDSIPSKGNSEDHISNSTWCARKAATVIENTQYIVGVEMLLAAQGLTMTESLLPGFVLGQGTQAAYDEVRRQIPACLDGDRWFHNDVEVARSFVTTGSVRAAVEKKFGKFV, encoded by the coding sequence ATGACTACAACTACTCTTATCGACGGCTTCAATCTGACCGCAGAACAGGTTGTCGCAGTGGCGCGCAACACGCAGGTGCAGGTCGGACTCGCGCAGTCCTCGCGCGATGCATTGAAGCAGAGCCGCGACTTCATCGAATCGACCTGGATGCATGACGAAGCGCCGATGATGTACAGCTTCAACACCGGCGTGGGCCTGCTGAAGGATACCCGCATCAAGGTCGAGCACATCGGCCTGTTCCAGACCCAGATGATCAAGGCGCATGCAGCCGGCATGGGCGAGCCCTTTTCCGAGGAAGTCAGCCGCGCGACCATGCTGCTGCGCGCCAATGCGTTTGCCAGCAATTATTCGGCGCCGCGCGTAGAAGTGGTCGATCGCCTGCTGGCCTTCATCAACGCTGGCATCCATCCGATCATGCCGCAGAAGGGTTCGGTCGGCGCATCGGGCGACTTGGCCCCGCTCGCTTATCTGGCGGCAGCGATAGCAGGCTTTGAAGAAGCCGAAGTGATGTACCAGGGCAAGCGCATGAGCGCACCGCAAGCAATCACCGAATCCGGCGTCGGACCGGTCGAGTTCGAGCTGAAGGCCAAGGATGCGTCGGCGCTGATCAACGGCTGTACCGTGTCGCTGGCGGTCGCCGTACTCGCCGCGCACGACGCGCGCAACCTGCTGTCGGACGCCTGCCTGTCGCTCGGCCTGACATTGGAAGCGATGCGCGCCGAAATGGCGGGCTTCGACGAGCGTATTCATCTCGCGCGTCCGCACGCAGGCCAGATCAAGACCGCGGCGATCATCCGCAATCTGCTCAAGGGCTCGACCCGCACCACGCATGAAGCGCGCGCGATCCAGTTCCCGGACGAATTGCGCCGTACCGACATCGCCTATACGCCGCGCATCCAGGATGTGTATTCGCTGCGCTGTGCGCCGCAAGTCTATGGCCCGGTATTCGATGCGCTCGACTATATCGACACCATCGTCACGCGCGAAATCAATTCAGCCACCGACAATCCGCTGATCTTTTCAAAAGACGGCGGCGGCTTCGAAATCATTTCCGGCGGAAACTTCCACGGCCAGTACCTGGCACAGGCGATGGACCTGCTCGCGATGGCAGTGACCGACCTCGGCAGCATCGTCGAGCGCCGCATTGCGCGCCTGATCGACCCGACCCTGTCGTGGGGCTTGCCGCGCAACCTGATGACCGGCATCCGCGGCGTCAACACCGGTTATCCGGTGGTGCAATGCTCGATGAGTTCACTGGTGATGGAAAACCGCACGCTCTGCATGCCGGGCAGCGTCGACAGCATCCCGTCCAAGGGCAATAGCGAAGACCATATCTCCAACTCGACCTGGTGCGCGCGCAAGGCTGCGACCGTGATCGAAAACACCCAGTACATCGTCGGCGTCGAAATGCTGCTGGCCGCGCAGGGATTGACCATGACCGAATCGCTGCTGCCCGGCTTCGTACTCGGCCAGGGTACGCAGGCCGCCTACGATGAAGTGCGGCGCCAGATTCCGGCCTGCCTCGATGGAGATCGCTGGTTCCACAATGACGTCGAGGTCGCGCGCTCGTTTGTTACCACCGGCTCGGTGCGCGCGGCGGTGGAGAAAAAGTTCGGCAAATTTGTCTGA
- a CDS encoding allantoate amidohydrolase codes for MNQAGSKGATIMRWADELAGHSEAQDMLTRTYLTAAHAGAAEQLGQWMREAGMSVRRDAAGNVIGRYEGQTADAPALLTGSHFDTVRDAGKYDGNLGILLPIACIAEWNRQGKRFPFAIEVIGFAEEEGVRFKATLLGSRAIAGTFDTSVLDKIDDQGKSMRQVMHAAGFNPEQLARAAYPRENVLAFVEVHIEQGPVLLDANLPLGVVTAISGATRFQVQATGLAGHAGTVPMTLRRDAAMTAAEIGLYIEKRCSGIAGLVGTVGQLNVPNGAANVVPGKAVFTIDIRAETDEVREAAVADVLNAMQEIAARRSVSLDINKTHEARSVPCAGWLQRQLGAAIGNTDMAVCHLPSGAGHDAMALAAITDVAMLFVRCGNGGISHHPDEIMTVDDADIAAQAFGDFVEHFTHQH; via the coding sequence ATGAACCAGGCAGGCAGCAAGGGCGCAACGATCATGCGCTGGGCCGATGAGCTGGCGGGTCACAGCGAAGCACAAGACATGCTGACCCGCACCTATCTAACCGCCGCGCACGCCGGGGCCGCCGAGCAGCTGGGCCAGTGGATGCGCGAGGCCGGGATGAGCGTGCGCCGCGACGCCGCCGGCAATGTGATCGGCCGCTATGAAGGACAAACCGCCGACGCACCGGCCCTGCTCACGGGTTCGCATTTCGATACCGTGCGCGATGCCGGCAAATACGACGGCAATCTCGGCATCCTTCTTCCGATTGCCTGCATTGCGGAATGGAACCGGCAGGGCAAGCGCTTTCCGTTCGCGATCGAAGTGATCGGTTTCGCCGAGGAAGAGGGGGTGCGCTTCAAAGCTACGCTGCTGGGCAGCCGCGCGATCGCCGGCACTTTCGATACCTCGGTGCTGGACAAGATCGATGACCAGGGAAAAAGCATGCGCCAGGTCATGCATGCAGCCGGCTTCAATCCGGAGCAGCTGGCGCGCGCCGCCTATCCGCGCGAGAACGTCCTGGCCTTTGTCGAAGTTCATATCGAACAGGGTCCGGTGCTGCTCGACGCCAACCTGCCGCTCGGCGTGGTGACCGCGATCTCCGGTGCAACGCGCTTCCAGGTCCAGGCGACCGGACTCGCCGGACACGCCGGCACGGTACCGATGACGCTGCGCCGCGATGCGGCAATGACCGCGGCGGAAATCGGCCTGTATATCGAAAAACGCTGTTCCGGTATCGCCGGCCTCGTCGGTACGGTGGGGCAACTCAACGTCCCCAACGGCGCAGCCAATGTGGTGCCGGGCAAGGCAGTGTTCACGATTGATATCCGCGCCGAAACCGACGAAGTGCGTGAAGCAGCCGTTGCGGATGTGCTTAACGCGATGCAGGAAATCGCCGCGCGCCGCAGCGTCAGCCTCGATATCAACAAAACCCATGAGGCGCGTAGCGTGCCGTGCGCCGGCTGGCTGCAGCGGCAACTGGGCGCCGCGATCGGCAATACCGACATGGCGGTGTGTCATCTGCCCTCCGGCGCCGGACATGACGCAATGGCGCTGGCTGCGATCACCGATGTCGCAATGCTGTTCGTCCGTTGCGGCAACGGCGGCATCAGCCACCATCCGGATGAAATCATGACGGTCGACGATGCGGACATCGCGGCGCAAGCGTTCGGCGATTTTGTCGAACACTTTACGCACCAGCACTGA
- a CDS encoding GntR family transcriptional regulator produces the protein MPKPLKEEPAAAKSANEIAEDIAAAIAARQLPPGTKLREEALSRLYSVSRTKIRAALLTLSKDKLIDIIPDRGAFVSQPTETEAREIFATRRILEAALAREFVAKARPADYKMLDKHLKAERAAISGQDSKVRSQLLGDFHVLMAQIVGNQVLVEILQELVARSSLITMLYQSDMDAVCSSDEHREFLEAAKAGKTERAVKLILDHLDHVESALRFDKSVEESRRDLVSVLLA, from the coding sequence ATGCCAAAGCCACTTAAAGAAGAACCCGCTGCAGCGAAAAGCGCCAATGAAATCGCGGAAGACATCGCCGCAGCGATCGCCGCGCGCCAGTTGCCGCCGGGGACAAAGTTGCGGGAAGAAGCGCTGTCGCGCCTGTATTCGGTCAGCCGGACCAAGATCCGCGCGGCGCTGTTGACGCTGTCCAAGGACAAGCTGATCGATATCATTCCCGATCGCGGCGCCTTCGTCAGCCAGCCGACCGAAACCGAGGCGCGTGAAATTTTCGCTACGCGCCGCATTCTGGAAGCGGCGCTGGCCCGCGAGTTTGTCGCCAAAGCGCGCCCGGCCGACTACAAGATGCTGGACAAACACCTCAAGGCCGAGCGTGCCGCCATTTCCGGACAAGACTCCAAGGTGCGTTCCCAGCTACTGGGCGACTTCCATGTGCTGATGGCGCAGATTGTCGGCAATCAGGTGCTGGTCGAAATTCTGCAGGAACTGGTGGCGCGCAGTTCGCTGATCACCATGCTGTATCAGTCCGACATGGACGCGGTCTGCTCCTCCGACGAGCACCGCGAATTCCTTGAAGCGGCGAAAGCCGGCAAGACCGAACGCGCGGTCAAACTCATCCTCGATCATCTCGACCATGTCGAGTCGGCGCTGCGCTTCGACAAGAGCGTCGAAGAATCCCGGCGCGATCTGGTGTCGGTATTGCTGGCGTAA